Proteins found in one Deltaproteobacteria bacterium genomic segment:
- a CDS encoding pyridoxine 5'-phosphate synthase — MAKLSVNVNKIATLRNARGGQEPNLIHFVRKIVKLGADGITVHPRADQRHITPDDARMVVREVKAAETNFEGDIREEFVALVLECHPTQCTLVPVKPGELTSNHGWEVKKWAFLLEPVIKRLKTEGIRVSLFVEAGDEQSVKVAGEIGADRIEIYTEPYARAFNLGHVEPELGAVILSAQQAHKVGLGVNAGHDLTHENLPLLVQEMENLEEVSIGHHLICHALEVGIEQAVKDYIAAAQVI; from the coding sequence ATGGCTAAGCTAAGCGTCAACGTCAACAAAATTGCTACACTACGAAATGCTCGTGGTGGACAAGAACCAAACCTTATTCATTTTGTTCGTAAAATTGTAAAGTTAGGTGCTGATGGCATAACCGTGCACCCTCGCGCCGATCAGAGGCATATCACTCCTGACGATGCTCGCATGGTAGTACGTGAAGTGAAAGCTGCTGAGACTAATTTTGAAGGTGATATTCGCGAAGAATTTGTTGCTCTGGTACTTGAATGTCATCCAACTCAGTGCACATTAGTGCCAGTAAAACCTGGTGAATTAACTAGCAATCATGGGTGGGAGGTAAAAAAATGGGCGTTTTTACTTGAACCCGTAATAAAACGTTTAAAAACAGAAGGTATTCGCGTTAGTTTATTTGTTGAAGCAGGAGATGAGCAAAGCGTAAAAGTAGCAGGTGAAATTGGTGCTGATCGCATCGAAATATATACTGAACCTTACGCTCGCGCCTTCAATTTAGGCCATGTTGAACCAGAATTAGGTGCTGTAATTCTAAGTGCCCAACAAGCACACAAGGTAGGTTTAGGAGTCAATGCTGGGCACGATTTAACCCACGAAAACCTACCCTTGCTCGTGCAAGAGATGGAAAACCTTGAAGAAGTATCAATCGGCCATCATCTTATCTGTCATGCATTAGAGGTTGGAATAGAACAAGCCGTAAAAGACTACATCGCTGCCGCTCAGGTAATTTAA
- a CDS encoding tetratricopeptide repeat protein produces the protein MIEYQSCMSFVYLRICWIWPLFVIALSACAPSIQHAGGGGSDSLIASGQYKAAEQQYNQEIKKNPQSQSALIGLALALIGLENLNEAEKNIAKAKAIGESNELTYAIALLLTRQGHGDKAIPFCQSLLRDMPDAAVSHLCLGMALRQAGQYNEAISSLNTALSIEPLLIDATIELALAKDANEQRIAAINVLKRAIRHNAAEISQQNLAQLQVNLGKLYEKSRRYTEANYMFDKARLYDATNIEAIAGSGRTLRLLGRLDDALSILKPAVRQYKQDARVHAELATVYRDYHLMPQALAEAKQALKLDTTSSECYQLLVSTLDPANDSDSENLRLLDQAAAILTDDFELQNRLGEASIKRKRWKTAIEAFRRAIMIKPTDAQTNYGLGLAQLNGGDIAGAKNAVVALEQLDAQKAKELLEKINTIAPEPKTADNAFVDVLNPNNNVIAEKTKDNASTKKKAKKRLKSKKKAKKKNSRTNKAKSKNRKRPRR, from the coding sequence ATGATAGAATATCAAAGTTGTATGTCGTTTGTTTACTTGCGCATATGCTGGATATGGCCATTATTCGTAATAGCGTTGTCGGCTTGTGCTCCCAGCATCCAACATGCTGGTGGTGGTGGTAGCGACAGCTTAATTGCTAGTGGCCAATACAAGGCTGCCGAACAGCAGTATAATCAAGAAATCAAAAAAAATCCGCAGTCACAATCAGCCTTAATAGGTTTAGCCTTAGCTTTAATTGGTTTAGAAAATCTAAACGAAGCTGAAAAAAATATTGCAAAAGCCAAAGCAATTGGTGAAAGCAACGAATTGACTTATGCAATTGCTTTATTGCTTACACGTCAGGGGCATGGCGATAAAGCGATACCTTTTTGCCAATCATTACTTAGAGACATGCCAGATGCAGCAGTATCGCATTTATGCCTTGGGATGGCACTAAGACAAGCCGGACAATATAATGAAGCAATATCATCGTTAAATACTGCCCTATCAATTGAGCCTTTGCTGATTGATGCAACTATTGAATTAGCACTGGCAAAAGATGCAAATGAACAGCGTATAGCAGCAATTAATGTACTTAAACGTGCGATAAGACATAATGCTGCTGAGATAAGCCAACAAAATTTGGCCCAACTGCAAGTTAACCTTGGCAAATTATATGAAAAAAGCCGACGCTATACTGAAGCTAATTATATGTTTGACAAAGCTCGTCTCTATGATGCTACCAACATTGAAGCGATTGCAGGAAGTGGGCGTACGTTACGATTACTTGGTCGTCTTGATGATGCTTTAAGTATTCTCAAACCTGCAGTCAGACAATATAAGCAAGATGCACGCGTGCACGCTGAACTCGCAACAGTATATCGAGATTATCATCTAATGCCGCAGGCACTAGCAGAAGCAAAGCAAGCATTAAAATTAGATACGACAAGTAGCGAATGTTACCAACTATTAGTTTCGACTTTAGACCCAGCTAATGATTCCGATAGTGAAAATTTACGTCTTCTTGATCAAGCAGCCGCGATACTTACCGATGATTTCGAACTTCAAAACCGTTTAGGCGAGGCTTCCATTAAACGCAAACGCTGGAAAACTGCAATTGAGGCGTTTCGCCGTGCAATAATGATCAAACCGACTGATGCACAAACGAACTATGGACTTGGCCTAGCTCAGTTAAATGGTGGTGATATTGCTGGGGCAAAAAATGCGGTAGTCGCACTTGAACAACTTGATGCCCAAAAAGCAAAAGAACTATTAGAAAAAATTAATACTATTGCACCAGAACCCAAAACTGCAGATAACGCTTTTGTTGATGTACTAAATCCTAATAATAATGTAATTGCAGAAAAGACAAAAGATAACGCATCTACTAAAAAGAAAGCTAAAAAAAGATTAAAATCAAAAAAGAAAGCTAAAAAGAAAAACTCAAGAACAAACAAGGCCAAAAGCAAAAATCGCAAGCGACCTCGACGTTAG